In Balaenoptera acutorostrata chromosome 12, mBalAcu1.1, whole genome shotgun sequence, a single window of DNA contains:
- the LOC103020077 gene encoding LOW QUALITY PROTEIN: probable RNA-binding protein 46 (The sequence of the model RefSeq protein was modified relative to this genomic sequence to represent the inferred CDS: substituted 2 bases at 2 genomic stop codons) produces MNEENTDGTNGCSKVRTGTQNEAALLALMEKTGYNMVQENGQRKFGGPPQGWEGPPPPIGCEVFVGKIPRDVYEDELVPVFERAGKIYEFRLTMEFSGENRGYSFVMCTTKEEAQLAIRILNNYEIRPGKFIGVCVSLDNCTLFIGAILKEKXKEEILDEMKKVTEGVVDVIVYPSASDKTENRGFAFVEYESHRAAAMAGRKLIPGNFQLWGHTIQVDWADPEKEVDEETTQRVKVLYVRNVMISTTEETIKAEFNKFKPGAVEXVKKLRDYAFVHFFNREDAVAAMSVMNGKCIDGASIEVTLGKPVNKGNTWRQHLNGQISPNSENLIVFANKEESHPKTLGMPPTLPARLNGQHGPSPPEIERCAYPFFPGTKLTPISMYSLKSNHFNSAVMHLDYYCHKNNWAPPEYYLYSTSQGGKVLLAYKIVIPAIANGSQSYFMPDKLRTTLEDAKELAAQFTLLHLDREHNLFSLDLCRRIWRK; encoded by the coding sequence atgaatgaagaaaatacagatgGAACAAATGGATGCAGTAAAGTCCGAACTGGTACTCAGAATGAAGCAGCATTACTTGCTTTGATGGAAAAGACTGGATACAACATGGTtcaagaaaatgggcaaaggaagtTTGGTGGTCCACCTCAAGGTTGGGAAGGTCCACCTCCACCTATAGGCTGTGAAGTTTTTGTAGGAAAAATACCTCGTGATGTGTATGAAGATGAGTTAGTTCCTGTATTTGAAAGAGCTGGGAAGATATATGAATTTCGACTTACGATGGAATTTAGTGGTGAAAATCGAGGTTATTCTTTTGTGATGTGTACTACAAAAGAAGAAGCCCAGTTAGCCATCAGGATTCTTAATAATTATGAGATTCGACCAGGGAAGTTTATCGGTGTGTGTGTAAGCTTGGATAATTGCACATTATTTATTGGAGCTATTCTGAAGgaaaagtagaaggaagaaatctTGGATGAAATGAAGAAAGTTACAGAAGGAGTTGTAGATGTCATTGTTTACCCAAGCGCAAGTGATAAGACCGAAAATCGCGGTTTTGCGTTTGTTGAGTATGAATCTCACAGAGCTGCTGCTATGGCTGGGAGAAAACTAATTCCAGGAAACTTCCAACTGTGGGGCCATACCATTCAGGTAGATTGGGCTGACCCAGAGAAAGAGGTTGATGAGGAAACCACGCAGAGAGTTAAAGTTCTCTATGTACGAAATGTAATGATCTCAACTACAGAGGAAACAATTAAAGCAGAATTCAATAAATTCAAACCTGGTGCAGTTGAATGAGTAAAGAAACTTAGAGATTATGCTTTTGTTCACTTTTTCAACCGAGAAGATGCAGTGGCTGCTATGTCTGTTATGAATGGAAAATGCATTGATGGAGCAAGTATTGAGGTAACACTGGGAAAACCTGTAAATAAAGGAAACACTTGGAGACAGCATCTTAATGGTCAGATTAGCCCCAATTCGGAAAACCTGATTGTGTTTGCTAACAAAGAAGAGAGCCACCCAAAAACTCTAGGCATGCCACCAACTCTTCCAGCTCGTCTCAATGGCCAGCATGGTCCAAGCCCCCCTGAAATTGAAAGATGCGCTTATCCATTTTTTCCTGGAACAAAGCTTACTCCAATTAGTATGTATTCTTTAAAATCCAATCATTTCAATTCTGCAGTAATGCATTTGGATTATTACTGCCACAAAAATAATTGGGCACCACCAGAGTATTATTTATATTCAACAAGTCAAGGTGGGAAAGTACTCTTGGCATATAAAATCGTTATTCCTGCTATTGCAAATGGATCCCAGAGTTACTTCATGCCAGACAAACTCCGTACTACGTTGGAAGATGCAAAGGAACTGGCAGCCCAGTTTACATTACTTCATTTGGACAGGGAACACAATCTCTTCAGCCTGGACCTATGTAGAagaatttggagaaaataa